A region of Pyxidicoccus parkwaysis DNA encodes the following proteins:
- a CDS encoding sensor histidine kinase: protein MKPTVLLVEEAGSMRDVQVLALESQGWAVTALSELPAAITVLHAEPAHVLVVAAGLLVAGVVAGQEALRRALALADTRLRVLAFPAEQDGLRHLDLPGLGFLDRPLTLGALVEGVRQALPTQAREAPGTARPMVLVADDDPVSRKLLQLHLVPLRFDVRMVADGVTALEWAKRHRPDVVLADALMPGMDGFRVCLALRQDPRLARVPVILTHTVAPDELDLRMAHNVGANGFVRRTQEGDELVGALLHELRAGAPAHVAPPTDLGTEEHLYRMVRQLERRVGLLEQAERTARESEARFRLVVNGSYDGIWDWDLRRQTMYWSPRLLEMLGLRPEDFAGTYEAFTELIHPEDRPDVLASLAAHLERGVPYDVSFRLRHVTGGYRSCVSRGRALRDTQGRAVRMAGIIGDVTEQLRMYRETQEAVRARDEFLSVAAHELRTPLAALRLRVQGAQGVLHAGVAGAQERLERALDAADRQVQRLSDLVESLLDVSQLQGSAPRLHLEDVDLASVVREVVSRSEEAAARVGCRLVVGALEPTPGKWDVARLSQVVTHLLSNAMKFGPGKPVEVGLESEADVATLVVTDHGIGIAPGRVDGLFRRFERAVPVRHYGGLGLGLYRLRRIVEAHGGEVSVNSTPGEGATFRIRLPRSGPVVARA, encoded by the coding sequence ATGAAGCCCACCGTCCTGCTCGTCGAAGAAGCCGGCTCCATGCGCGACGTGCAGGTGCTGGCACTGGAGAGCCAGGGCTGGGCGGTGACGGCTTTGTCGGAATTACCGGCGGCCATCACCGTGCTGCACGCCGAGCCGGCGCACGTGCTGGTGGTGGCGGCGGGCCTGCTGGTGGCGGGGGTGGTGGCGGGGCAGGAGGCGCTGCGCAGGGCCCTGGCACTGGCGGACACGCGGCTTCGCGTCCTGGCCTTCCCGGCGGAGCAGGACGGGTTGCGCCACCTGGACCTGCCGGGGCTCGGCTTCCTCGACCGGCCGCTGACACTGGGAGCGCTGGTGGAGGGGGTGCGGCAGGCGCTGCCGACCCAGGCCCGCGAGGCCCCGGGAACGGCGCGGCCCATGGTGCTGGTGGCGGACGATGACCCGGTGTCCCGCAAGCTGCTCCAGCTGCACCTGGTGCCGCTGCGCTTCGACGTGCGGATGGTGGCTGACGGCGTGACGGCGCTGGAGTGGGCGAAGCGGCACCGCCCGGACGTGGTGCTGGCGGACGCGCTGATGCCGGGGATGGACGGCTTCAGGGTGTGCCTGGCGCTGCGGCAGGACCCCCGGCTGGCGCGCGTGCCCGTCATCCTCACGCACACGGTGGCGCCGGACGAGCTGGACTTGCGCATGGCCCACAACGTGGGAGCCAACGGCTTCGTGCGGCGCACGCAGGAGGGGGACGAGCTGGTGGGCGCGCTGCTGCACGAGCTGCGCGCGGGGGCGCCCGCGCACGTGGCGCCGCCGACGGACCTGGGCACCGAGGAGCACCTGTACCGGATGGTGCGGCAGCTCGAGCGGCGGGTGGGACTGCTGGAGCAGGCGGAGCGCACCGCGCGCGAGAGCGAGGCGCGCTTCCGGCTGGTGGTGAATGGCTCGTACGACGGCATCTGGGACTGGGATTTGCGGCGGCAGACGATGTACTGGAGCCCGCGCCTGTTGGAGATGCTGGGCCTGCGGCCGGAGGACTTCGCGGGCACGTACGAGGCCTTCACGGAGCTGATTCACCCGGAGGACCGGCCGGACGTGCTGGCCTCGCTGGCGGCGCACCTGGAGCGGGGCGTGCCATATGACGTGTCGTTCAGGTTGCGGCATGTGACGGGCGGCTACCGCTCCTGTGTCAGCCGGGGCCGGGCGCTGCGAGACACGCAGGGCCGGGCGGTGCGGATGGCCGGCATCATCGGCGACGTGACGGAGCAGCTGCGCATGTATCGCGAGACGCAGGAGGCGGTGCGCGCGCGGGACGAGTTCCTCAGCGTGGCGGCGCACGAGCTGCGCACTCCGCTGGCGGCGCTGCGGCTGCGCGTGCAGGGGGCGCAGGGGGTACTGCACGCGGGCGTGGCGGGCGCGCAGGAGCGGTTGGAGCGGGCGCTGGACGCGGCGGACCGGCAGGTGCAGCGGCTGTCGGACCTGGTGGAGTCGCTATTGGACGTGTCTCAGTTGCAGGGGAGCGCGCCGAGGCTGCACCTGGAGGACGTGGACCTGGCGTCGGTGGTGCGCGAGGTGGTGTCGCGCTCCGAGGAGGCCGCCGCGCGGGTGGGGTGCCGGCTGGTGGTGGGGGCGCTGGAGCCCACGCCGGGGAAGTGGGATGTGGCGCGACTGTCTCAGGTGGTGACGCACCTGTTGTCCAACGCGATGAAGTTCGGGCCCGGCAAGCCGGTGGAGGTGGGACTGGAGTCCGAGGCGGACGTGGCGACGCTGGTGGTGACGGACCACGGCATCGGCATTGCGCCGGGGCGGGTGGATGGGTTGTTCCGGCGCTTCGAGCGCGCGGTGCCGGTGCGGCACTACGGTGGGCTCGGGCTGGGGTTGTACCGGCTGCGGCGCATCGTGGAGGCGCACGGGGGCGAGGTGTCCGTGAACAGCACGCCCGGTGAGGGGGCGACGTTCCGGATTCGCCTGCCGCGCTCGGGCCCGGTGGTCGCGCGGGCCTGA